From the Halorhabdus utahensis DSM 12940 genome, one window contains:
- a CDS encoding DUF4129 domain-containing protein, producing MARNHTRGVVALLAIVAVVLAAVAVGPLFTAEQGGDTVGLEQPPLDGGSSQPGDIDAPTLRAILTAMAVVGLLATLVQFVSDPWESFKWLVGTAIGTAVFAAALWLVFVQLGDFPTAGAPTPSETPPGTATTQTTEGTTGFGDGSETPMVLPVGGATGIVLGAGVFAVLAFFAWRSDSLRSVLSAEEGGEAEAVDADLSNLAAVAGNTADRVEAAETPRAADNAIYRAWGEMVTLLGVGDPQEATPRQFEATAIEGGMDPEDVHVLTETFEEVRYGDAPLTEARRKRAVDALEHIEATHGADETDADTGGEGS from the coding sequence ATGGCAAGGAACCACACTCGGGGGGTCGTTGCCCTCCTCGCTATCGTCGCCGTGGTCCTCGCCGCGGTGGCGGTCGGGCCGCTGTTTACCGCCGAGCAGGGCGGCGACACAGTGGGCCTCGAACAGCCGCCGCTAGATGGCGGGAGTTCCCAACCCGGGGACATCGACGCGCCGACTCTCCGGGCGATCCTGACCGCGATGGCCGTCGTCGGGTTGCTGGCGACGCTCGTGCAGTTCGTCAGCGACCCCTGGGAGAGTTTCAAGTGGCTCGTCGGCACGGCGATCGGGACCGCAGTGTTCGCCGCTGCGCTCTGGCTCGTGTTCGTGCAGCTCGGGGACTTCCCGACAGCCGGGGCACCGACGCCATCGGAGACGCCACCGGGGACAGCAACAACCCAGACCACAGAGGGGACCACGGGCTTCGGCGACGGATCGGAGACGCCGATGGTGCTCCCCGTCGGCGGGGCAACCGGAATCGTCCTCGGCGCGGGCGTCTTCGCCGTGCTCGCCTTCTTCGCCTGGCGATCCGACTCGCTTCGGTCGGTCCTGTCGGCCGAGGAGGGGGGCGAGGCGGAGGCCGTCGATGCCGACCTCTCGAATCTCGCAGCGGTCGCCGGCAACACCGCCGACCGCGTCGAGGCCGCCGAGACACCGCGGGCGGCCGACAACGCGATCTATCGCGCCTGGGGGGAGATGGTCACGCTGCTGGGCGTCGGCGATCCCCAGGAGGCGACCCCAAGACAGTTCGAGGCGACGGCGATCGAGGGAGGGATGGATCCCGAGGACGTTCACGTGCTCACCGAGACGTTCGAAGAAGTCCGGTACGGCGACGCACCGCTGACCGAGGCACGCCGGAAGCGTGCCGTCGATGCACTCGAACACATCGAAGCCACCCACGGAGCCGACGAGACAGACGCAGACACGGGAGGTGAGGGATCGTGA